From a single Planococcus shenhongbingii genomic region:
- a CDS encoding S1C family serine protease — MGYYNNQAPNGRRKPNRAGIFLAGLSGVAIGALLVWLLFYSIPGLTPGNDTAAGTEVVKTDRESATASVDITTDVTQAVEEVADAVVGVANLQETNDFWSQAPGQEQAVGSGSGVIYKSEGEKAYVVTNHHVIEGANGIELTLADGSKAEATLVGSDIWTDLAVLEMDSSLVPDVAEIGDSDALKRGETVIAIGNPLGLDFSGSVTTGVVSGTDRAVPVDLDGNGQPDWQAEVLQTDAAINPGNSGGALVNLAGQLIGINSMKIATDAVEGIGFAIPINSALPIIKSIEQNGEMIRPAMGITLLDLVQVPQAQRQETLNLPADVKEGVVVNSVIEGSAAAKAGMKQFDVIVEMDGEPVGDIIELRQHLYNEKKIGDTLAVKAYRNGKLMDFELELVDNSAL; from the coding sequence ATGGGCTATTATAACAATCAGGCGCCGAATGGCCGGCGAAAGCCGAACCGTGCAGGCATATTTTTAGCAGGGCTGTCAGGAGTGGCTATTGGGGCACTTTTGGTTTGGCTGCTGTTTTATTCCATACCGGGGCTGACTCCGGGGAATGACACAGCTGCTGGCACAGAAGTGGTAAAAACGGATCGGGAGTCTGCAACAGCTTCGGTGGACATCACGACGGATGTAACGCAAGCCGTTGAAGAAGTGGCAGATGCAGTGGTCGGAGTGGCTAACTTGCAGGAAACAAATGATTTCTGGTCACAGGCTCCAGGACAGGAACAAGCTGTCGGAAGCGGTTCCGGTGTCATTTATAAAAGCGAAGGCGAAAAAGCGTATGTCGTGACAAATCATCACGTAATTGAAGGAGCAAATGGCATCGAGCTCACCCTTGCGGATGGTTCAAAAGCAGAAGCGACACTTGTCGGCAGTGATATTTGGACAGACCTTGCTGTACTTGAAATGGACAGTTCCCTAGTGCCGGATGTGGCGGAAATTGGAGATTCAGATGCCTTAAAACGAGGCGAAACGGTGATAGCCATCGGCAATCCGCTGGGCCTTGATTTTTCCGGATCTGTAACCACTGGAGTCGTATCGGGGACAGACCGTGCCGTACCGGTGGATTTGGATGGCAATGGCCAGCCGGACTGGCAAGCTGAAGTTCTTCAGACGGATGCAGCGATCAATCCAGGAAACAGCGGCGGCGCGCTCGTGAATTTGGCTGGACAGCTGATCGGCATCAACTCGATGAAAATCGCGACCGATGCAGTAGAAGGGATCGGTTTTGCGATTCCAATCAATTCAGCGCTGCCGATCATCAAGTCGATTGAACAAAATGGCGAAATGATCCGCCCTGCGATGGGCATTACATTGCTTGACCTCGTTCAAGTCCCTCAGGCGCAGCGCCAGGAGACCTTAAACCTTCCGGCAGATGTTAAGGAAGGTGTGGTCGTCAACTCGGTTATAGAGGGCTCTGCGGCAGCAAAAGCGGGCATGAAGCAGTTTGACGTCATTGTTGAGATGGACGGCGAGCCAGTTGGCGACATTATTGAATTGCGCCAGCATTTATACAACGAGAAAAAAATTGGTGATACTTTAGCCGTCAAAGCTTACCGCAATGGTAAATTGATGGATTTTGAGTTAGAGCTTGTTGATAACTCAGCGCTGTAA
- a CDS encoding MBL fold metallo-hydrolase — translation MRFSVLASGSSGNAIYIENDQHSFLVDAGLSGRKMEELFASIGKKMSDLDGILVTHEHSDHIKGLGIVARKHKVPVYANAKTWLAMDGLVGAIPVEQRFHFDMDTVKAFGSLNIESFAVSHDAADPMFYVFHENGRKLALITDTGYVSDRMKGVIQAADAYVFESNHDVGMLQMGRYPWSVKRRILSDVGHVSNEDAAVAMSEVMAEKPTRIYLSHLSKDNNMKDLARMSVEQTLQTKGIIVGEYVDLLDTDANVPTELVIV, via the coding sequence ATGCGGTTTAGTGTATTAGCAAGCGGCTCAAGCGGCAATGCTATTTATATAGAAAACGATCAGCATTCATTTTTAGTCGATGCAGGCCTCAGCGGCCGCAAAATGGAAGAATTGTTTGCATCCATCGGCAAAAAAATGAGTGACCTGGACGGCATTCTGGTGACGCATGAGCATAGTGACCATATCAAAGGCCTGGGGATTGTAGCGCGGAAACACAAAGTGCCAGTCTATGCCAATGCGAAAACCTGGCTGGCTATGGACGGACTTGTCGGTGCCATACCAGTGGAGCAGCGCTTCCATTTTGATATGGACACCGTAAAAGCATTTGGATCGCTTAATATTGAATCTTTTGCGGTATCCCATGACGCAGCCGACCCCATGTTCTATGTATTCCATGAGAACGGCCGAAAGCTTGCGCTCATCACCGATACGGGCTATGTCAGCGACCGGATGAAAGGTGTTATCCAAGCAGCTGATGCTTATGTGTTTGAAAGCAACCACGATGTCGGCATGCTGCAGATGGGCCGCTATCCTTGGTCGGTTAAGCGGCGGATCCTGAGCGATGTCGGGCACGTTTCAAATGAAGATGCGGCAGTGGCAATGAGTGAAGTCATGGCGGAAAAGCCGACACGCATTTACCTATCGCATCTCAGCAAAGACAATAACATGAAAGACCTGGCGCGCATGAGCGTTGAACAAACGCTGCAAACCAAAGGAATCATTGTCGGAGAATATGTCGATTTATTGGACACTGACGCCAATGTCCCAACTGAATTGGTGATCGTTTAA
- a CDS encoding two-component system regulatory protein YycI, giving the protein MDWNKTKSIFIIVFAILNVFLYSLYLDRYKEAESVDFLSESSNEEKLEAESITYSDLPDEVEALPYVTGTMKTFVATDVPGVDLKKNNRNDRFLSATFTEPIPLNGKVSSETLQEFVEETIYEGEQYALWEISEQDRKAVFTQKINGKPLFYSDNGSLTVYWNENGEVTQYEQTIYENVVEGEQQKALISPIQAIHNLYQKRLLPSNTNVDSAELGYSEYVTVSENTQMFLPTWHIKATFEDGTTEEFFVNAVKGDIIEIKEQTEVTQ; this is encoded by the coding sequence TTGGATTGGAATAAAACCAAATCCATTTTCATCATCGTCTTTGCCATACTGAATGTTTTTTTGTATTCCTTGTATTTAGACCGCTACAAAGAAGCGGAAAGTGTGGATTTCCTTTCTGAGTCTTCCAATGAGGAAAAGCTGGAAGCTGAATCTATCACTTATTCCGATTTGCCGGATGAAGTAGAAGCTTTGCCTTATGTCACCGGGACGATGAAAACATTTGTCGCAACCGATGTTCCGGGTGTAGACTTAAAAAAGAACAATAGAAATGATAGATTTTTGTCAGCCACTTTTACAGAGCCCATCCCATTGAACGGTAAAGTAAGCTCAGAAACACTTCAGGAATTTGTAGAAGAAACTATCTACGAAGGAGAGCAGTATGCCCTTTGGGAAATTTCAGAGCAAGACAGAAAAGCTGTATTCACCCAGAAAATCAACGGCAAGCCTTTGTTCTACAGCGATAACGGGAGTTTGACCGTCTACTGGAACGAGAACGGAGAAGTTACGCAATATGAACAGACCATCTATGAGAATGTTGTCGAAGGCGAACAGCAGAAGGCTCTGATTTCGCCTATTCAAGCGATTCACAACCTTTACCAAAAAAGACTGCTTCCATCCAACACGAATGTCGATTCCGCGGAGCTCGGTTATTCCGAATATGTGACCGTCTCGGAAAACACCCAGATGTTCCTGCCGACTTGGCATATTAAAGCGACATTCGAAGACGGGACAACAGAAGAATTTTTTGTAAATGCGGTAAAAGGAGACATCATCGAAATTAAAGAACAAACAGAAGTTACACAATAA
- a CDS encoding YycH family regulatory protein, whose protein sequence is MKYIEHIKSIALFLLIVLSLVLTFVIWTFTPSFERIETTPAIEVALGETKTVDQVVQPSNALYHFSDVVTGTTQQEQVDLLLDAMKQWQIHGIVEIDKEASAEILKSYMHAPNRAVLYYPGQVPFPVFDSMMEIVDDSIPEASFDRLVIEWGKAENTDLTLYFINTKSGRVHQANVSATELEQFQSQIVEPAFNYDTYITDEKIGTLPIYVPENPLEAATYRYLQEDIDSQKFVDGLFEDPGSVESTGDLMNEEYSDESDALMSVDRSKKSISYVQPKAETQDPAIPSELIFKTVDFINGHSGWTNDYRYFGMEPLNQKIDYRLYLDSLPVFSSTFSTNLELVWGIDEETEQVFRYRRPYYVLESWGETGTMTLPSGAAVLHAITHLKEQDLTKITDIVHGYELTRDEKDPERLLNLQPAWYFKADETWIRLSEEQLGGGQVGLE, encoded by the coding sequence ATGAAATACATTGAGCACATCAAGTCTATTGCCTTGTTTTTGCTGATTGTTCTCAGTCTTGTTCTAACTTTTGTCATTTGGACATTTACTCCGAGTTTTGAACGGATTGAAACGACGCCGGCTATTGAAGTAGCCCTTGGGGAAACGAAAACGGTGGACCAAGTGGTGCAGCCAAGCAATGCGCTGTACCATTTCAGCGATGTGGTCACCGGCACGACGCAACAAGAGCAAGTCGATTTGCTGTTGGATGCGATGAAGCAATGGCAAATCCATGGCATCGTGGAGATTGACAAAGAAGCATCGGCAGAAATTTTGAAATCGTATATGCACGCCCCTAACCGTGCCGTTCTGTATTACCCGGGCCAAGTGCCATTCCCGGTATTCGACAGCATGATGGAGATTGTCGATGACAGTATCCCGGAAGCTTCGTTTGATCGGCTGGTAATCGAATGGGGCAAAGCGGAAAATACAGATTTAACTCTTTATTTTATTAATACAAAATCCGGGCGTGTCCATCAGGCTAACGTCTCGGCTACTGAGTTAGAGCAATTTCAATCACAAATTGTAGAACCGGCGTTTAACTACGACACTTATATCACAGATGAAAAAATTGGGACCTTGCCGATATATGTACCGGAAAATCCGCTCGAGGCAGCGACTTATAGATACCTGCAGGAAGACATTGACAGCCAGAAATTCGTTGATGGGCTGTTTGAAGATCCAGGCAGTGTGGAGTCGACCGGCGATTTGATGAATGAGGAATACAGCGATGAATCAGATGCCTTGATGAGTGTTGACAGAAGCAAGAAAAGCATCAGTTATGTTCAGCCGAAAGCGGAAACACAGGATCCAGCCATACCGTCTGAATTGATATTTAAAACGGTTGATTTTATCAATGGCCATAGCGGTTGGACCAATGATTACCGTTATTTTGGCATGGAACCGCTCAATCAGAAAATCGATTACCGCCTTTACCTGGACAGCTTGCCGGTATTTAGCTCGACTTTCTCAACCAATCTGGAACTGGTATGGGGAATTGACGAAGAGACGGAGCAAGTATTCCGCTATAGACGCCCGTATTATGTCCTGGAATCGTGGGGGGAGACCGGAACCATGACTTTGCCTTCAGGGGCAGCTGTGCTACATGCCATTACCCATCTGAAAGAGCAGGATTTAACCAAAATTACGGACATTGTTCATGGCTACGAACTGACACGGGATGAAAAAGATCCGGAACGGTTATTAAACTTACAGCCAGCCTGGTACTTTAAAGCCGATGAAACCTGGATCCGCTTATCGGAAGAACAGCTGGGAGGTGGACAAGTTGGATTGGAATAA
- the walK gene encoding cell wall metabolism sensor histidine kinase WalK, whose amino-acid sequence MQKVSFFKSIHVKFVLIYILLILLAMQIIGLYFAQQLEETLIDNFKDSITERMNIVEFSVREEMIKTRTDEDLTLEQSLRSVLYGFKSEDIDEIRVIDSRHRILASSAVDNQSLVGQRSTDELVMQSMVGETVEDRTKVNSQKNRVWVRTQPIMAEGGEVLGTLYMEADIENVYDQMDDINSILAVGTAIALAVTAVLGVLVAQTISKPISDMRRQAQAMARGNFSRKVRVYGDDEIGQLAKSFNNLTNRLQESQQSTESERRKLASVLANMTDGVLSTDRRGRVILINDPGLRLLNVSRETVINRPITSVLGLDTDYTFEDLIHLKEAIMLDLSTYEESALLRASFSVIQKETGFVNGVIAVLHDNTEQEKIDMERREFVANVSHELRTPLTTMRSYLEALADGAWQDQELAPTFLNVTQTETERMIRLVNDLLKLSKMDSSETEINKEMIEFNVFFNRIIDRFEMSKSQNVYFERELPKEQYFVEIDPDKLTQVIDNIISNALKYSPEGGKIQFAMTVEDGFILIRIIDQGMGIPKENVDKIFDRFYRVDRARSRAMGGTGLGLAISKEMINAHGGHIWAESQYGKGTTIFFTLPFEEDDGGEWE is encoded by the coding sequence ATGCAAAAAGTAAGCTTCTTTAAATCAATTCATGTGAAGTTTGTATTGATTTATATTTTGTTGATATTGCTGGCGATGCAGATCATCGGCCTTTATTTTGCCCAACAGCTGGAAGAGACGCTCATCGATAACTTTAAAGATTCGATTACAGAGCGCATGAACATCGTGGAATTTAGTGTCAGGGAAGAAATGATAAAGACGCGGACCGACGAGGATTTGACACTTGAGCAAAGCCTGCGATCGGTCCTTTACGGGTTTAAATCCGAAGACATTGATGAAATTCGTGTTATCGACTCCCGCCATCGGATTTTAGCTTCTTCGGCAGTCGACAACCAGTCGCTTGTTGGCCAGCGGTCGACCGATGAATTGGTGATGCAGTCAATGGTAGGAGAAACGGTCGAAGACAGAACCAAAGTCAATTCGCAGAAAAATCGTGTATGGGTCCGGACGCAGCCGATTATGGCAGAAGGCGGAGAAGTGCTTGGCACCTTGTATATGGAAGCGGATATCGAAAATGTATACGACCAGATGGATGACATCAACTCGATTCTTGCAGTTGGGACTGCCATCGCTTTGGCGGTAACCGCAGTTTTAGGAGTGTTGGTGGCACAGACGATTTCCAAACCGATTTCCGATATGCGGCGGCAGGCTCAGGCCATGGCAAGAGGGAATTTTTCACGGAAGGTCCGCGTCTATGGAGACGATGAGATCGGCCAACTGGCGAAATCCTTTAATAACCTGACAAACCGTTTGCAGGAATCCCAACAGTCTACGGAAAGCGAACGCCGAAAATTGGCGTCAGTCCTTGCCAATATGACGGACGGGGTGCTGTCGACTGATAGGAGAGGGCGCGTTATCCTGATCAACGACCCCGGACTCCGGCTTTTGAATGTTTCACGTGAAACGGTTATAAACCGGCCCATTACATCGGTTTTAGGATTGGACACGGACTATACTTTTGAAGACCTGATTCATTTAAAAGAAGCCATCATGCTTGATTTAAGCACGTATGAAGAAAGTGCGCTTCTTCGGGCGAGCTTTTCCGTGATCCAAAAAGAAACCGGGTTTGTCAATGGCGTCATCGCTGTTTTGCATGACAATACTGAACAGGAAAAAATCGATATGGAACGCCGGGAATTTGTAGCTAACGTGTCGCATGAATTGCGGACGCCGTTAACGACAATGAGAAGTTATCTAGAAGCGCTTGCGGATGGAGCTTGGCAGGATCAGGAGCTCGCGCCGACGTTTTTGAATGTTACACAAACCGAAACGGAACGCATGATCCGTCTGGTCAATGACTTGCTGAAATTATCGAAGATGGATTCAAGCGAAACCGAAATAAATAAGGAAATGATCGAATTTAATGTGTTTTTCAACCGGATCATCGACCGCTTTGAGATGTCGAAGTCCCAAAATGTCTATTTCGAACGGGAGCTGCCGAAAGAGCAGTATTTCGTAGAAATCGATCCGGATAAATTGACGCAAGTAATCGATAATATCATTTCCAATGCACTGAAGTATTCTCCGGAAGGCGGCAAAATCCAATTTGCCATGACCGTTGAAGACGGCTTTATTCTCATCCGCATCATTGACCAGGGCATGGGGATTCCAAAAGAAAATGTCGATAAGATTTTCGACCGTTTTTACCGAGTCGACCGTGCGCGTTCGCGGGCGATGGGAGGCACCGGCCTTGGACTGGCCATTTCAAAAGAAATGATCAATGCACATGGCGGCCATATCTGGGCTGAAAGCCAATACGGCAAAGGGACAACTATTTTCTTCACACTGCCGTTTGAAGAAGACGACGGAGGTGAATGGGAATGA
- the yycF gene encoding response regulator YycF, with product MSKTILVVDDEKPIADILQFNLKKEGFNVVCAYDGDDAIKIAEEIQPDLMLLDIMLPNRDGMEVCREIRKKFDFPIIMLTAKDSEIDKVLGLELGADDYVTKPFSTRELIARVKANLRRQNVVPLEEEGPNSNDIQVGSLTIQPDAYLVQKRDETIELTHREFELLHYLGKHIGQVMTREHLLQTVWGYDYFGDVRTVDVTIRRLREKIEDNPSHPAWIVTRRGVGYYLRNPEQE from the coding sequence ATGAGTAAAACAATTTTGGTTGTGGACGATGAAAAACCGATTGCAGATATTCTGCAATTTAATTTAAAGAAAGAAGGCTTTAATGTCGTATGTGCCTATGATGGAGACGATGCCATCAAAATCGCTGAAGAAATCCAGCCTGATTTAATGCTTCTTGATATTATGCTGCCGAACCGTGATGGCATGGAAGTATGCCGTGAAATTCGCAAGAAATTTGATTTTCCGATTATCATGCTGACGGCAAAAGACTCAGAAATCGATAAAGTACTAGGCTTGGAGCTTGGAGCAGATGATTACGTGACGAAACCATTTTCCACGCGTGAATTGATTGCCCGTGTGAAAGCGAATTTGCGTCGCCAGAACGTGGTGCCGCTTGAAGAAGAAGGGCCAAATTCAAATGATATCCAAGTAGGTTCATTGACGATCCAACCGGACGCTTATTTGGTGCAAAAGCGCGATGAAACCATTGAATTGACTCATCGCGAGTTTGAATTGCTCCATTATCTTGGCAAACACATCGGACAAGTGATGACCCGTGAACATTTGCTTCAAACAGTGTGGGGCTATGATTATTTCGGGGATGTGCGGACAGTCGATGTAACGATCCGCCGCCTCCGTGAAAAAATCGAAGACAATCCGAGCCACCCGGCATGGATTGTAACCCGCAGAGGTGTAGGGTATTACTTGCGGAATCCTGAACAGGAGTAG